The Candidatus Omnitrophota bacterium genome contains a region encoding:
- a CDS encoding B12-binding domain-containing radical SAM protein, with product MAKKIFLIRAHKDLNAGGAVPPLGLLYIASSIIRSFKDLYDIKIFNTGLNGVSVGSLSDEFKRCQPDLLGISAMTCEAGLMNELARAAKAVNNDIVIIAGGPHAALAGAGILENRDIDFVIAGEGEEAIAGLLTALDKGSGFSDIPGLSYRSAGKAVSNAFRRHPQDLDKFNILPEAWDLIDLKCYSGYPNWNGARKNKYYAPIFTSRGCPFKCFFCRSRDTFGNEFRARSAGDVIDEIVFLKEKFGIKELHVYDDVFNYDPVRAKAICRGIIEKKLGLAIAFPNGLRADMVDDEMLDLFRLAGVYKINYGIESVSRRVQKSLGKDLDLAKVENTINKTVKSGIITTGYFIFGFPGESREDILETIYFAANSALDNAYFFKFTDFSSLNARASRGEGGLEQSHFHSPESLPGMIPVAELNGLILKAQQHFYGDPRRICRGFLRSPGKGAFVKNLLNALSLLILSYIVMKLAKPQQERAADKGQKL from the coding sequence ATGGCGAAAAAGATATTCCTGATCAGGGCCCACAAAGACCTCAACGCCGGCGGGGCTGTTCCTCCTTTAGGCCTGCTCTACATCGCCTCCTCGATAATCCGCAGTTTCAAAGACCTTTATGATATCAAAATATTCAATACCGGTTTAAACGGCGTATCAGTTGGTTCGTTGTCCGATGAGTTCAAGCGTTGCCAGCCGGATCTCTTGGGCATCAGCGCAATGACCTGCGAGGCCGGATTAATGAATGAACTGGCCCGGGCCGCCAAGGCGGTCAATAATGATATTGTGATCATAGCCGGAGGCCCGCACGCCGCCCTGGCCGGAGCGGGCATACTGGAAAACCGCGATATTGATTTCGTGATCGCCGGGGAAGGCGAAGAGGCGATCGCCGGTTTATTGACCGCCCTGGATAAAGGAAGCGGATTTTCGGATATCCCGGGGCTTTCGTACCGCAGTGCGGGCAAAGCCGTATCCAACGCGTTTAGGCGGCATCCGCAAGATCTGGATAAGTTCAACATACTTCCCGAGGCCTGGGACCTGATAGACCTTAAGTGTTATTCAGGGTATCCTAATTGGAACGGCGCGCGCAAGAATAAATATTACGCGCCGATATTCACCTCGCGCGGCTGTCCTTTTAAATGTTTTTTCTGCCGCAGCCGCGATACGTTCGGGAATGAATTCCGGGCCCGTTCCGCCGGGGACGTGATCGACGAGATCGTTTTCCTTAAGGAAAAGTTCGGGATTAAAGAGTTGCATGTTTATGACGATGTGTTCAACTATGACCCCGTAAGGGCAAAGGCTATATGCCGGGGGATCATCGAAAAGAAGCTTGGCCTGGCCATAGCTTTTCCGAACGGGCTGCGCGCCGATATGGTCGATGACGAAATGCTGGATCTCTTCCGGCTGGCCGGTGTATATAAAATAAACTACGGTATCGAGAGCGTTTCCCGCCGGGTACAGAAGTCATTGGGCAAAGATCTTGACTTGGCGAAGGTCGAAAACACCATAAATAAGACGGTCAAGTCCGGGATAATCACGACCGGTTACTTTATTTTCGGGTTCCCGGGAGAATCCCGCGAGGATATCCTGGAGACAATTTATTTTGCCGCTAATTCCGCGTTGGATAACGCCTATTTTTTTAAATTCACCGATTTTTCATCCTTGAACGCCAGGGCTTCCCGCGGCGAGGGGGGGTTGGAGCAGTCGCATTTTCATTCCCCGGAAAGCCTGCCGGGAATGATCCCGGTAGCGGAGTTGAACGGACTGATCTTAAAGGCCCAACAGCATTTTTACGGCGATCCTCGCAGGATATGCCGCGGTTTTTTGCGTTCACCCGGCAAAGGCGCGTTCGTGAAAAACCTGCTGAACGCGTTATCCCTGCTTATCCTTTCTTATATAGTGATGAAATTAGCCAAGCCGCAGCAGGAACGCGCGGCGGATAAGGGGCAAAAGTTATGA
- a CDS encoding DUF5989 family protein, which yields MRIDSRAYIMYHKQMNKEQFKSNLHLVGFLFMKIISQKRWWLLPLLLILLFLGIFVSVTGNSSVLPAIYALF from the coding sequence ATGCGGATTGACAGCCGGGCTTATATAATGTATCATAAGCAAATGAACAAAGAACAGTTTAAATCAAACCTGCACCTGGTCGGTTTTCTGTTTATGAAAATAATCAGCCAAAAAAGATGGTGGCTTTTGCCGTTGCTGCTTATCCTGTTATTCCTGGGGATCTTTGTCAGCGTAACCGGCAACAGCTCGGTTTTGCCCGCGATCTACGCGCTATTCTGA
- a CDS encoding sigma-70 family RNA polymerase sigma factor: MKDLEFIQRCIRSDGAAWDEFLRKYSRLIYNYIRSVLNIRGYAFRQHIVEDVFQEIIFSLIKDNFAKLRSFKGKNRCSFASWLRQVTVNYTIDHLRKPKAKLYSIDQANPDGLSFKEIICERGSLPAEALSKKETAASLIDCIQQLPAEDKYLLELNLNQGLSLNEIKEHLGVSRGALDMRRSRIIQRLKDCFVGKGFAFEMNLSEL, from the coding sequence ATGAAGGACTTGGAGTTTATCCAAAGGTGCATTCGCTCTGACGGTGCTGCCTGGGATGAATTCTTAAGGAAATACTCCCGCCTTATCTACAACTACATCCGCAGCGTTCTTAATATTCGCGGCTACGCTTTCCGTCAGCATATTGTTGAGGATGTTTTTCAGGAAATAATCTTTTCGCTGATCAAAGACAATTTCGCAAAGCTTAGGAGTTTTAAAGGCAAGAACCGGTGTTCTTTCGCCAGCTGGTTGCGGCAGGTAACTGTTAATTACACTATCGACCACTTGCGCAAGCCTAAGGCCAAGCTCTATTCCATTGATCAGGCAAATCCCGACGGTTTGAGTTTTAAGGAGATCATTTGCGAACGCGGGAGCCTGCCCGCGGAGGCCTTGAGCAAAAAAGAGACAGCCGCGTCACTTATTGATTGTATCCAACAGTTGCCTGCGGAAGATAAATATTTGTTGGAATTAAACCTTAACCAGGGGCTAAGCCTTAATGAGATCAAAGAGCATTTGGGCGTTTCCCGGGGGGCGCTGGATATGCGCAGGAGCAGGATCATTCAGAGGCTTAAGGATTGTTTTGTCGGCAAGGGGTTTGCTTTTGAGATGAACCTGTCGGAGCTTTAA
- a CDS encoding glycosyltransferase family 2 protein: MFLSILIPVYNEEKTIEAVVDMLGRVPFSIDKEVILVDDGSQDNTRGVIETKLRGRVDKVIYHKKNLGKGAAVRTAIQQSSGGVLAIHDADLEYNPFDLPRLIDPVIRGEADVVYGSRLLDGGSVSGLSLFYRLGNIFLTAVSNMFTRLRLTDMETCYKVFSRAVLEKISIEEEGFGFDAEITAKAAKVTPRITERAISYIGRSHAAGKKNTWQQGFRVIFCIVKYGIFRDNLGC, encoded by the coding sequence ATGTTCCTATCTATATTGATCCCGGTTTATAACGAAGAAAAGACCATTGAGGCAGTGGTGGATATGCTGGGGCGTGTGCCTTTCTCCATTGATAAAGAGGTGATCCTGGTGGATGACGGCTCGCAGGATAATACGCGCGGGGTTATTGAAACAAAACTGCGCGGCAGGGTGGATAAGGTGATCTATCATAAGAAAAACCTCGGCAAAGGAGCGGCGGTCAGGACCGCGATACAACAATCCTCAGGCGGGGTCTTGGCGATCCATGACGCGGACTTGGAATATAACCCTTTTGACCTGCCCAGGTTGATCGACCCGGTCATCCGGGGGGAGGCGGACGTGGTTTACGGCTCCCGTTTATTGGACGGGGGCAGTGTCAGCGGTTTATCCCTTTTTTATCGGTTGGGGAATATTTTTCTTACAGCCGTGTCCAATATGTTCACCCGGCTGCGGTTAACGGATATGGAAACCTGTTATAAGGTGTTTAGCCGCGCAGTGCTGGAAAAGATCAGCATAGAGGAAGAGGGGTTTGGTTTTGACGCTGAGATAACCGCCAAAGCGGCCAAGGTCACCCCGCGGATAACCGAGCGCGCTATTTCTTATATCGGCAGAAGCCATGCCGCCGGCAAAAAGAACACCTGGCAACAGGGGTTCCGGGTGATCTTTTGTATAGTAAAATACGGGATCTTCCGCGATAATCTTGGCTGTTAG
- a CDS encoding GDSL-type esterase/lipase family protein, with amino-acid sequence MTKFTRSIVYVLSAILLVFILELISFSILPDGKLNRLESILRILEEDAGLFWKVKSRLDTPFEGVQVRTNSLGLRSGDIASKKEGVFRVIAMGASPTFGWGVEAGLTYPAVLERKLAGRFPGRKVEIINAGQIGYTSHQGLILLGKCISRYSPDMITVSYVLNDIDRYRFFRNEGSSDKDLAPGNPLVVCWNNIAAKSRFIRLLRRAVSSALMRDDKFAAAMFKRQFNLAKVRVEQADYRANLIKIADLCRERDIRLVFIKMPVHLSLPRLNEEEEGVFRSGKRLSGHYYDLGCDKESKGEYRQARVLFAKAKDFQVFEINNLSGVYNGIMADVARRNNLFLVDAVEIFAAQSPGEELFNGPGDPIHPSARGHGLIASALCESISADGSLK; translated from the coding sequence ATGACTAAGTTCACGCGCAGCATTGTGTATGTATTGTCAGCGATCTTGCTGGTTTTTATCCTGGAATTGATAAGTTTCTCAATACTTCCGGATGGCAAATTAAACCGGTTGGAATCGATCTTAAGGATATTGGAGGAAGACGCCGGCCTGTTCTGGAAGGTGAAATCCCGCCTGGACACGCCCTTTGAGGGCGTTCAGGTGCGCACTAATTCCCTGGGGTTGCGTTCCGGCGATATCGCATCTAAAAAAGAGGGCGTTTTCCGGGTCATCGCCATGGGCGCGTCGCCGACTTTTGGCTGGGGGGTGGAGGCAGGCCTTACATATCCCGCGGTACTTGAGAGAAAATTAGCGGGGCGCTTCCCCGGGCGGAAGGTGGAGATTATTAACGCCGGGCAGATAGGGTATACCTCGCATCAAGGGCTTATATTGCTGGGTAAATGCATTTCGCGGTATTCCCCGGATATGATCACGGTTTCTTATGTGCTCAACGACATAGACCGATACAGATTTTTTCGCAATGAAGGCTCAAGCGATAAGGACCTTGCGCCGGGTAATCCCCTGGTAGTCTGCTGGAATAATATCGCCGCTAAGAGCAGGTTTATCCGGTTGTTGCGCCGCGCTGTTTCTTCGGCATTGATGCGCGACGATAAATTCGCCGCGGCAATGTTTAAACGGCAATTCAATCTTGCGAAAGTAAGGGTTGAGCAAGCGGATTATAGGGCCAACCTTATAAAGATAGCGGATTTATGCCGGGAAAGGGATATTCGGCTGGTTTTCATCAAGATGCCGGTGCATCTTTCCCTGCCGCGGTTGAATGAAGAAGAGGAAGGGGTATTCCGCTCCGGGAAGCGGCTAAGCGGGCATTATTATGATCTCGGCTGCGACAAGGAATCTAAAGGAGAGTATCGCCAGGCCCGGGTATTATTCGCCAAGGCCAAGGATTTTCAGGTTTTTGAGATCAATAACCTGAGCGGCGTTTATAACGGGATAATGGCGGATGTCGCCAGGCGGAATAATCTGTTTTTGGTCGACGCTGTGGAAATATTTGCGGCGCAATCCCCGGGCGAAGAATTATTCAACGGGCCCGGCGACCCCATACATCCGAGCGCGCGGGGCCACGGGCTTATCGCTTCAGCGTTATGCGAGTCGATCAGCGCTGACGGATCGTTGAAATAG